Within the Arthrobacter sp. V1I7 genome, the region CCCCGACGTTCCAGGCCGTGATTCCCGACATCGTGACCGACAAAGCCGCCTACACCCGTGCTCTGTCCGCCTCCCAGGTCGCCTACACCATGGAGAGCCTGCTCAGTCCCGTGCTCGCTGCAGTCGCGCTGAGCTTCATGACATTCAACTGGCTCTTCCTGGGCACATCGGTAGGATTCATCGTCTCCGCCGTCTTGGTCCTGTCCACACGCATCCCCAACGCCCAGCCCAGTGCGCATGCCAAAGCATGGGACAGGGCTGCGGCAGGAATCAGAACATTCGTCAGGACACCGCGGCTGCGCGGCATCATGGCACTGAACCTGGTCGTCGCAGCCGCGGGATCGATCGTCATCGTCAACACCGTGAACTACGTCCGCGACCAACTTGGCGGTTCCCAGTCGGACGTCGCGTGGATGTTCGCAGCCTCAGGCGGCGGAGCTCTGCTGGCAGCTCTCGCTCTCCCGCGGATACTCGACCGGATCCCAGAGCGCACCGTCATGATGACCGGCGCCGCAATCCTCGTTGCCGGCACTGCAGCCGCGCTCACGCTCGGCGCAGCGGGGCTCCTGACGTGGACCGCCACCGCAGTAACGTGGGTGGTGATCGGCGGTGGCATGGCGATGATCGTCACGCCGACGGGCAGGGTCCTTCGCGCCTCGGTCGACGCAAACCGGATACCGGAGGTCTTCGCAGCCCAGTTCTCACTATCCCACCTTGCCTGGCTGATCACCTATCCCATCGCCGGCTGGCTCGCCGCGAGCTCGGGCTTGACCATCACCTGGTCAGTCCTGGCAATCCTCGCTCTGGCAGGCGCCGCCGGGGCCCTCTTCCTGTGGCCTCGCCATGACACCCTGACCGCAGCTGCCGCGCCCGCACCCGGGCCCGCCGAAGTGGACACACTCAGGGAGATGGAAGCCGCAGAAGGCACTCTGGCAGCATGCCAGTGCGCTTCCGTCCGCACAGCCTGAGTGAAGCAGAGGAGACAACTCCTTGAATACAGGATTCTCAGAGCCGGAAGCCGGGACCCTTGGACGGTCCCGGCTTCCGTACATTCCCCACACAGTGCATCGGCGGAATGCCCCATGCTGTTGCCAGTAGCGGCTCAGATCCACAGGCGGCCCTGCTCGCCAACAGCAGCAGTTGGCCGCGAGCCGCCGAGGCGACTTTACCGGTCTGCGCTAAGAGCGTCCTCTCGGCGCTGGCGGAGTTAGCTGTCGGATTCGGACGAGAGTGGACTGTCATGCTGCCCTGACGGATGCGTGCAACACGGCATGCAGGGCAGCTTCACCCCATGGCGCGCCCACTGGCACACCGTTAATTGGGTCCCCCGCCCCCGCCAGGACAAGTAAGGAGAAATGACCGGCGGGGTTCGGCAAAGCGATCATGAGCATACCTATACCCCCACTGGGTACATGGTATTAGAGATCCGGAGAACATCATCTTTATCACCGGCAACCGCTGAACCAAAGGTCGCATTTTCAGCCAGCGTGGCAAAAGTGTTGGCGCGTTGAATCGACGGTACCCGCCCTCCCGGAGAGCAAAGAGACGTACTGCGCCTAATGGGGCGATTGCCATGGCCCTGATGTCCAGATACGCACTCTTACGGCGGACGCTAGCTGTATGGACCACGGACGTTAGGAACATGCGGCGTGGTTAGGTGATAAAAAGAAGGCCTCCAAGTGGAGCGGGCTTGTCTAGAGTCCCAACCACAAAGAGGTCTTCAATTTCCCATGCTAACGCGGTCCTGACACCCAAATGGCGTGCTCCGCTTTGCCCGATGCATCGTCGAAGACAAATGGCCGTTGCGCCGGGCAGCTGAGCGATCCCAGGTCGCCACGACCGCCGCGCGGTGGACAGCCCGGTTACCGGGAGCATGGTGAGCGCGGGATGCGCGATCTTTCCAGCGGGCCTGCCAGCGCCCCCGGCAGACCTCCGTGCGGCGGAAGCGCCCGATCATCGCGATCAGGGTCAACCATCGGTGGGGACCGGCCAGGATCGGCTATCTGCTGGGCATCCACCCCTCCGCGGCGCACCACCGGGTGCTGTCCAAATTTGATCTCAATCTGGGTCAGTACTTTCGCCTTAATGGTTGCTTGTCAGGCCAGGCCTTGTTACGTGTAATCCATACCGGAGCTTTTAGCGTCATGCTCAGGAACGTTGGTAACCGATGCTTTGAGTTTGCCCTGCTTGGCTTCCCGCCGCTAGGGGAATGCCCCCGTTGCCCTAGCTCTGTTGCGGGCCTGTCCGTCCACGAACCTAGTATGAGCTGCCATGAAGTTACTACTCCCGATCGGCAGTTTCGCGCTCCGCTTTGAATACCCGCGCTACATCAGCGAGGAAACCTCCGAATGTGTCCTGGCAGTCGGTGCAACTTGCGATGTGCAGGAGGCCCTCCTCGTCCGGGATGTCGTCATGGGTGGGGTGCTGAACGCCTGCCGGGTCAATCTTCATGGTTCTCCAGGTGGTCTCTGCATCCGTATATCCGTGAGGGCAGTGCGGTTCTCGTGTCCGTTGGTGGTGCCGCATTTTCCGCAGTGCCGGCTAATCGAGGGACCCCATCGTCTAGGGCCGCGTTCGCGCGAGCGCGGCTAGCCGTTCCCTGTCGTGTGCCTTGCGTGCGCTGACGTTCCCGGACATCCCGCCGCTGAGTTCGCACCCTTCTAGGTAGTCCTCCTGCTCAGGAGTGAGCCGATCGCGTTCCATTGAGTGGCGTGCCGCGAGGATCCCGAACCGGATCCGCTGGGCTTGTGCGTGGGTTATCGCTGGGATTCGCTTTCGAGGAGGTCTGGGTCGTGCTTGGTTGCTGCAGGCTGGCTCGTCGCATTCGAGCCGGTAGTCCGTGGAGCTCTTGACGGTCATGCTTGTATTTTTTCTTTCATTAGGTCCCGGACGATACCGGCACACCTTTTGGTGAACTGCTCTTGTAGGCGGAGCCCGCGGCGACTGGGGAATGAACCCTGCGCTCAGAAGCTTCGTTTTCGCCGATGGTCCGGAGTTGGCAGGGCGGGGCGCGGTGGCTTGCCACCGCGCCCTCAAAGATGCTCCTGCTGACGTGGGTGGTTAGCTGGCGTTTGCGTATTTTGCCGGGTCGGCGTCGAAGGCCGGGCCGCAGCCGCCGCAGCAGAACCAGTAGCGGTTGCCTTCGTAGTCGCGGAAGAGGCCGGTGGCTTCCGCGACAGCCTTGACTACAGGTGTGCCGGCCATGACTGGGCATGTGGTGACGGCATCATCAGCTTGTCCGGGGCCTGTGGTGAGGGTCAGGTCCTCGGTTTTGGTGTCTTTGGGGGTGTTGTTGGTGCTGCAGCAGCTTCCCATGGTGGGGTTTCCTTTCGGTGGTGGGGTTGTTGGTTCAGGCGTCGATCGGCTGTCGTGCACGGGAGCGCGCGGCGGCCGGTGACGGGTTTCCTGCCTGGCTTTTGAAAGAGCGCAGACGGAGACTGTTGGAGACCACGAAGACGCTGGAGAACGCCATCGCGGCTCCGGCGAGCATCGGGTTGAGCAGCCCGAGGGCGGCCAATGGGATCGCAGCCACGTTGTAGGCGAAGGCCCAGAACAGATTGGTCTTGATCGTGCTGAGGGTTTTGCGGGCAAGCCGGATCGCATCTGCAGCAGCGCGCAGGTCACCGCGTACCAAGGTGAGGTCAGCCGCTTCGATGGCGACATCGGTGCCGGTTCCCATGGCCAGGCCCAGGTCCGCCTGGGCCAGGGCTGCGGCGTCGTTAACACCATCACCGACCATGGCTACGACTTTGCCCTGCTTCTGCAGGTCCGTGACAACACGAACCTTGTCCTGGGGCAGGACTTCGGCGATGACCTGTTCGATCCCTACCTGGGCGGCGACCTGTTCGGCGACTACCCGATTGTCACCCGTGAGCAGCACCGGCGTCAGGCCCAGGGCGCGGAACTGTGCGATGGCCTCGGCGCTGGTTTCCTTGATCGCATCAGCGACGGTTAGCACTCCTCGGACCTGCCCGTCCCAGGCAACGACCACGGCGGTCTCCCGGGCTGATTCGGCCTGTGCTTTGACGCGGGCCAGGTCTGCGGGCATGGTCAGGGACCAGTCCTCGAGCATGGCTTCGCGTCCAATAATGACCAGGTGTCCATCGACCACACCCTGCACGCCGCGCCCTTCGATGTTCTTAAAGGATTCCGGGGTGGGCAGGTTCCCGACACGCTCGGTGGCGCCGCGGGCGATGGCCTGGGCGATGGGGTGCTCGGAAGCGTCCTCCAGGGCCCCGGCGACGCGGAGCAGTTCGTTCGTGTCGGTGCCCGGTGCGGTATGGACACCCTGCAAGGTCATCTTGCCGGTGGTGACTGTGCCGGTCTTGTCCAACAGGATGGTATCGACCTTGCGGGTGGATTCGAGCACTTCCGGGCCCTTGATCAGAATGCCCAGCTGGGCCCCGCGGCCGGTACCGACCAGCAGTGCAGTGGGGGTGGCCAGACCCAGGGCGCAGGGGCAGGCGATGATCAGGACGGCTACGGCGGCGGTGAATGCTGCCGTCACCGGGAACCCTGCACCAAGCCACACGGCCAGTGTGCCAACAGCGATGGCGATCACGATGGGCACGAACACCCCCGAGATCCGGTCGGCCAGCCGCTGGACTTCGGCCTTGCCGGACTGGGCGTTCTCCACGAGCTGGGCCATTTGCGCCAGCTGGGTGTCCGAACCGACCCGGGTTGCGCGGACGAGAAGGCGGCCGCCGGAGTTGACGGTGGCGCCCGTTACGGTGTCCCCTTCCCCGACTTCTACCGGAACGGATTCGCCGGTGAGCATCGATTCATCAACGGCGCTGCGGCCGCTGACGACGACGCCGTCGGTGGCGATTTTCTCGCCGGGACGGACGATGAACTCATCGCCGACCGACAGCTGGTCGGTGGGGATGCGGATTTCGTCGCCGTCGCGCAGCACGGCCACGTCCTTGGCGCCGAGCTCCAGCAGCGCGCGCAGCGCCGCTCCGGCCTGGCGCTTGGATCGCTTTTCAAAGTAGCGTCCGGCGAGGATGAACAGGATTACCGCCGCGCCGACTTCCAGGTAGATGTTGGCAGCCCCGTCAGTGGGGGCAACTGTCAGTTCGAAGGGGTGCGTCATTCCCGGTGTTCCGGCGGTGCCGAAGAACAGGGCGTAAAGGGACCACAGGAACGCTCCCGTGGTGCCCATGGAGATCAGGGTGTCCATTGTCGCGGCACCGTGGCGAAGGTTGGTATATGCGGCTTTGTGGAAGGGCCAACCGGCCCAGAGGATGACGGGAGCGGCCATCGCCAAGGACAGCCACTGCCAGTAATTGAATTGCAGGGCGGGGATCATAGCCATTGCGATGACGGGGATCGCGAGCACGGCGCTGCCGATAAGCCGGTGTTTCAGGGACGTCAGTTCGGCGTCGGGCCGGTCGCTGTCTTCCCCGCCCTGCTGCTGTTCCCGCCGTGCGCTGGGCAGGGCTGCGGTGTAACCGGTCTTCTCCACCTCAGCGACCAGGTCCTGAGGATCATATCCGGCAGGGGCGGTGATACGTGCCTTCTCGGTAGCATAGTTCACCGAAGCGATGACGCCATCGAGCTTATTGAGCTTGCGTTCGATCCTGTTGGCGCACGAAGCGCAGGTCATCCCGCCGATCTCAAGTTCGATGTCGATGCCCGGCGCCTGTTGAAAGGCCGCGGTTTCAGACATTGGATACTTCTTTCTCCCTGTGCGGGCCCCCGGCCTGTCCGGCCGTGGGTCCTCGGGGATGGTAGGGGTGGGTCAGTGATCGCCATGCCCGTCGTCAGCTGCGCTGTCGGTGGGAGTGATCTCGGGGGTGACCGTTGCGGAAGGCTCCGATGCTGCCGCCGGGGCTGATCCCGTGGTGTCCAAGACGAACCGGGCGGAATGGACTTGCCCGTCGACCTGGAAATCGAAATAGAGGTAGTAGCGGCCAGGGGTCGGAGCGGTGGTTGCGAATTTCACTTCGGGCCCGGAGACTTCGCCGTTGACCGGTTCAGCACCTTCAGGGTGGGTGTGCAGGTAGGCTAAGTCCCCCGCACGCAGCGCCACCAGATGCCCGTAAGCCCCCAAATAGGGCTCCAGGCTGGTTACCGGCTGACCGTCACGGCTGACACTAACCGTCAGAGCCGCGGCTGATCCGGCCCCCAGGTCACCATTCAGGGAGACCTGGAACCCGTCCACTTCATCGGCGGCCGACACTTCCAAGGAGGCGGGCTCGAAGGGCCCGGCCACATCTATCGTGCGGGTCAGTGTCAGGCCCTCACCGGCTCCGGCCGGCACAACGTCGGCGTAAATCCGGTACGTGCCTGCCGCTTCCCACTGCCACGGCAGCGACCAGCGCCCGGCCTCGTCCATAACGGGATGCACATGACGGTAATTGGATCCGTCAGAACGCACCACAATCAGGTGGGCCTGCTTTCCGTGCGAGGTCTCAAACTGGGTCACTGGGGACCCTTCGGGGCCGGTGATCGTGAACGCCAGCTCCCCGGCAGTTCCGATTGCCGCGGGAGCGGTGATCCCACCGAGCAGGTAGCCGCCCCGTTCGGCAGTGACGCCCTTTACCGGGGACCCGGCCATGGCTGCGCCCGGAGCCGGCGCCGGTGACTCCGCGTGTCCGGCACTGGCGTGCCCGCCAGTGGAACCCTGCGCGGACTGCGCCCAGGCAGTAACTGCCTGCTCCGGCACCACGGCTCCTGCCACAGCGAAACCCGCGGCAAAGACCACGGCGAGTCCCGCTGCGTAAGCGCCCAGTCGTCCGGCTGCGTTCATGCCGACCGCACCCCGCGGTAGCCGGCCGTTTGAACAGCTGCGATGACAGCTGCGTCGTCGACGGTTCCGTTGCCACTGACCACGAGCTTGCCGGTTCGGTGGCTGACCTCTACAGACCCGACGCCGGGCACTTCCTGGACTTCTTCGCGAATGGACATCTCGCAGTGACCGCAGGTCATGCCGGTTACCTGGAATTCAGTGGTGGCCATGGTCTTCACTTTCCTTCGGTTTATACCCCTAGGGGGTATGTGTATAGTGGTGAGCATATACCCGCAGGGGGTATGTCTGTCAAACGGGATATTCACCAGGAGGCCGGAATGGCTCAGCAGGGAATCATTATTGCGGGAGCGGGGGCCGCTGGCATGAGCGCCGTTGCCTCGTTGCGCGCCGAAGGTTACGAAGGGCCGCTGACAGTGATCAACGGCGAACCGCACCTGCCCTACAACCGGACACTGGTCAATAAGGGCGTGCTGCCAGGCCTGCTCACCGTCGAGCAGATCACTCAGCCTGGAGCCCGTGCGCTGGAGGGCGATCTCGTGCAGGGCCGTGCGGCCTCTCTGGATACGGAGAATTTTCTTCTAACCCTGGAGGACGGCCGGGCCTTGCCCTACACGGCCCTGATCGCCGCCACGGGAAGTGCTCCGCGGCCTGACAGCCGGATCACGGCCGCCCCTGAGCGGGTATTCCATCTCCACACTGCCCAGGACGCCGTCCGGCTGCGCGCACAGCTTGGCGCAAGCGCTGACACGAAGACCATCACAATCCTGGGTGCGGGCTTCATTGGAGCCGAAACGGCCAGTTACCTCGCCGACGCTGGCGCACGCGTAAATCTCGTCGCCCGCTCCGCCACGCCGCTGGCCGCTGCGCTCGGTAGCCACATCGCCCAGCAGATCGGCGAACTGCACCGCCTCAACGTCACTAGCCACTTCGGCCAGGACATCACCGCCCTGATCCCCGGGCCAGCTTCGGTCACCGCCACCCTCAGCGATGGGCAAATCCTGGAGTCTGACCTCGTTGTCATTGCCCACGGTAACGCGCCGAGCTCGGCATGGATCACCGGCGACGATAACGGCATTGCCGTCGACTCCCACCTCCGGGTCCGGGGTTTCGAGCGCCTCTATGCAGCCGGCAGCGTCGCCCTTCACCCCGCCAGCGACGGGCAGCTCTACGGCATCGACCACTGGGACGCTGCCGCCGCCCAGGGCGCCCACGCCGCCAGGGCAGTTCTGCATGACATCACCGGCGCGCCTGACCCCGGCCCCTACACCCCCGACACCGGATATACCCTCACCGTCTACCGGCAATCCGCAGCCGCCTACGGCACCGTGCTACCTGGCAGCCATGAAACCCAACATGACACCGGCACCCCCAAATCGGCCCTGTCCAGCTTCCACCGCCCCGACGGCACAATGATCGCCGTGGCCGGACTCAACGCCTTCCCGCAACTGCTCGCCGCCCGCAACCAGCTCACCACCCCCTAACCCCGCCGGATCACTAGCTTCCCAGGAGACACCATGATGCCCGAAGCATCGCCTCAGGGGTCCGTCCTGCCGGGCGGCACCCGTCCCGGCGCCGGAGCGACGCCCATAGGAACCGCGTCGGAGTCCCGAGCCGGATGGAACCGATGAATGTCGTCAAGGCTGTGGGGGCAGCCTGGGACATGGTGACCGACGTCGTTGCCCGACAGGTAGAGCCCGGCAACATGGCAGTCACCATGGCCCTGTCCCCCACAGTGTCCGAACGCACGCGGGCACTGGTCTCGATCGCGATACAAGCCCGACTGGACTGCGGCCCTTGCCTGGCCTATTACGAGTCGACCGCCCGGTCTGTTGGCCTTGACGAGGCCCAGATCGAAGCAGCCCGACTCGGCACCTCTTCCGACCCATGCGGTCGCCACGCTGATCAAAGTAGCTCTGGCCGTCCACGCCAGTTCCACCACTATCACGGCCGGGCAGGTAGCAGCCCTAAGAAACGTCGGATACAGCAACCGCGAGATCGCCGACGCCGTCTTGGTCGTGGCTCAGAACGTAGTCCTCGGCGCGTTCCAGCTCATCGCCGACCACCATACCGACCGCACTGTACAACCCCTGGGCCTCCTGCCAAGACCCCGTCACCGCGGGGGGCGCAGAGGCGATCCATCCGGCTCCATCACCACCGATAAAGGAAAACCCCATGTCCACCATTAACCTCACGGAACAAGATTTCAGCCGCACCATCGAAGACAACGACATCGTCATGGTCGACTTCTGGGCCAGCTGGTGCGGCCCATGCCGGATGTTCGCCCTTACTTACGAAGCGGCTTCCGTGAAGCACACCGATATCGTCTTCGCCAAGGTCGACACCGAGGCCGAACAGGCACTGGCTACATCGGCCGGGATAAATTCCATCCCCACACTGATGGTCTTCAGGGAAGGGGTTCTGGTGTTCTCCCAGCCCGGAACCATGCCGGGCGGTGACTTGGAAAAAGTCATTGCGGGCATCAGGAAGTTCGACATGGCAAAAATTCGTGCAGACCTGGCAGACCAGTAAGCGCACCGGTCTGATCCGGCTGGCCGTGAAGGAGTCGGCCGCAGCCGGTCCTACCTTTCGCCAGCTCTCCCCGTACTGACCAAGGGACGACCGGCGCCATCGGGGAATCAATCAGGAAGGTCATGAAAATGATGCACGCCCGTATCGCGAGAATACTGATGGAAGTTGGCCGACGAACCTCCATTGATCCGACGCTGGAAGCCAAAGGCTTGCACGTCGCCCTTCGCGCAAACATCACCCGGCGGTAGCACGTGTCCGTCGATACTTTCCCCAATACCAACCCCGCCCGCACTCTGCAACGGAAAGTCGTCCGGGTGCTGGGGGTCTGATGCTCCTATCGTGTGTCAAGCGGTGGCGAGCCAGTTTCTGTAGCGATCGGCGAGTTCGGGCAGCGGCCGGGCTTTGCGCTCGATATCGGAGATCCGGGCGGGCCACGTGCTTAAGGCTACGGCCACTTGACTGAGGGTGATGTTCTTTTTCGTGCGAATGGCGCGGAGGTCGGCTTGGACCGTCCTTACTGCTGGGCTGGTAAGGATGCGGTAGATCTCTCGGACGATGGCCCTTTTGAGGCAGCGGATGATTTCCTTCTTGCTCTTGCCATCCTGTGTGCGGCGCTCGACGTAGGCGCGGGTTTTGGGGTCGTGGCGCATTCGGACGAGTGCGATGCGGTGGAGGGCGGCGTTACCCTGTCTGTCGCCGCCACGGTTGAGCCGGTGGCGGGTGGTGCGCCCGGAGGACGCCGGGATTGGCGCGGCGCCGCAGAGCGCGGCGAACGACGCTTCGTTGCGGATCCGCTCTGGGTTGCCGCCCGCGGTCACGACGAGTTGCGCGGCGACCAGGGTCCCGACGCCGTAGACATCCAGCAATGCTGGGTGGTGCGCCTGGACGAGTTCATGCAATTGCGTCTCGATGCCGGCGACGCGGTCTGAGAGCTCCTGGTGGGCGCAAGCCATCGTCTTCAGGGCCAGCCCGGCGGCGTCTTCAGGGCCGGCCAGATCGGATCCAGGACGACTACTGGCCAGACGGCGCAGCAGCGCGTCCGTGTCCAGGTCCCGGTATCTGGCGCGGACCGGTTCTGGAGCGGTGATCAGCAGCCCTTTAATGGCGTTGGAGATCGAGGTCATGGAGGAGACGAACCGTTTCCGCGCGCCGAGCAGGAATCGGATGGATTCAGCGGCGGTGTTGGTGTCTTTCGGGATGGAGATGCCACGGCCGGAAAGCACCGTACGGGCAGCTTCGACTGCGTCGACAGGATCTGATTTCCCATTCATCCGGCGCACCTGCCGGGTAGGGCGCAGGACTTCCAGCACGGTGTGTCCGGCGGACTGAAGGGCCCGGGTCAGGCCGGCGCCGTAGGAGTTGGTGCCCTCGACACCGATCCCCCGGACGGGGCCGGCTGAGGCTACGGCATCGATGAGCGCGGCATAGCCACGGCTGTCCGCCGTGAACGTCGCGGTGGAGACCACCGCGCCGTTCTCGGTGAGAATGGCAAGGGTGTGAGTGTCGGTGTGGGTGTCGACCCCGGCGACGCGTCCGGCCGCGTCGACATCCGCTCTCGCGTGTGGCATATGGTGTCCTTCCAAGCAACGGTTCGGGTTGTCACCGTTGGCCCTGTCGGCCGCAGACAGGACGCTGAAGGGACGCGCACCATGGCAGGGCCAACTGGTCATGGGATCGGTCATGCTCCTATGAGGTCATGAACCGGCAGAGCCCACGGCTGGTCCCGGGAACGCAGGACAAATCAGGTCAAGGACAGGTCCCCCGAAGGGGGCCGCCAGTCAAGTATCGGGTCACTGCATTCCCGGACCCTTCCAGTATCAGCGTCAAGTTTTCGGTGTAACTGGTTTTGATTTTATTTCTTGCCGGCGGACAGGCGTCCGTCGAAGGTGACTTCGAAGGCATTGAGCGCAGCCTTCCAGCGGTTGGACCAGCGTTGTCGGCCCGTCCCGGTGGGGTCCAGACTCATGACCGCCAGATAGACGCATTTGAGCGCGGCCTGCTCCGTGGGGAAGTGTCCGCGGGCATTCACGGCTCGCCGGATGCGCGCGTTGATGCTCTCTATGGCGTTGGTCGTGCAGATGATGGTGCGGATCTCGCGGTCGAACTGCAGGAAGGGCACGAATTCGGCCCAGGCGTTGGTCCAGAGCCGGATGATCGCCGGGTAGCGCTTTTCCCACTTCTCGCTGAACTCCACGAACCGGTCCAGGGCATCGGATTCCGACGCCGCCGTGTAGACGGGCTTGAGGTCCTTCGCGATCGCGGACCAGTCCTTCTTCGACGCGTAGCGGAACGAGTTGCGCAAAAGGTGAACAATGCAGGTCTGGGTGATCGTCTGAGGCCAGACGGTGGCGATGGCCTCGGGCAGGCCCTTGAGCCCGTCACAGACCACAATCAGGCAGTCCTGGGTGCCGCGGTTCTTGATCTCGGACAGGACCCGCAGCCAGTACTTCGCCCCCTCCCCGTCACCGTGCTCGCCGGCCCAGAGCCCAAGGATGTCACGGGTGCCCTCGCAGGTCACCGCCAGCGCCACGTAGATCGGCCGGTTCGTGACCTGCCCGTCGCGGATCTTCACGTTCACCGCGTCGATGAAGATCACCGGATAGACCGGATCCAGCGGCCGGCTCTGCCAGGCCGACAAACCCTCCAAGACCTTCTCCGTGATGGTGGAGATCGTCTGCTTGGAGACCTCCGCGCCGTAGACCTCGGCCAGGTGGGCGCAGATCTCCCCGTGCGTGAGTCCCTTGGCGGACAGCGAGATGACCAGGTCATCGAGCCCGGACAGGCGGCGCTGCCGCTTCCTGACCAGCTCCGGGGTGAACGAGCCGTCCCGATCCCGCGGCACCGCGATCTGCACCGGACCGGCCTCGGTCAACAGCTCCTTGGACCGGGTGCCGTTCCGCGAGTTCCCGCCGTCCCTGCCAGCCGGATCGTGCCGGGCGTAGCCCAGATGGTCCTCCATCTCGCCCTCCAGCGCCGATTCCACGACCATCTTCGTCAGCCGGGACAGCAGCCCGCCCTCACCGGTCAGCCGCAGGCCTTCCGCACGCGCCCGCTCACTCAGCTGCTGCACCAACTGCTCATCCAGCGCGTCCGCCGG harbors:
- a CDS encoding co-chaperone YbbN; the protein is MSTINLTEQDFSRTIEDNDIVMVDFWASWCGPCRMFALTYEAASVKHTDIVFAKVDTEAEQALATSAGINSIPTLMVFREGVLVFSQPGTMPGGDLEKVIAGIRKFDMAKIRADLADQ
- a CDS encoding carboxymuconolactone decarboxylase family protein, translating into MALSPTVSERTRALVSIAIQARLDCGPCLAYYESTARSVGLDEAQIEAARLGTSSDPCGRHADQSSSGRPRQFHHYHGRAGSSPKKRRIQQPRDRRRRLGRGSERSPRRVPAHRRPPYRPHCTTPGPPAKTPSPRGAQRRSIRLHHHR
- a CDS encoding IS110 family transposase, which translates into the protein MPHARADVDAAGRVAGVDTHTDTHTLAILTENGAVVSTATFTADSRGYAALIDAVASAGPVRGIGVEGTNSYGAGLTRALQSAGHTVLEVLRPTRQVRRMNGKSDPVDAVEAARTVLSGRGISIPKDTNTAAESIRFLLGARKRFVSSMTSISNAIKGLLITAPEPVRARYRDLDTDALLRRLASSRPGSDLAGPEDAAGLALKTMACAHQELSDRVAGIETQLHELVQAHHPALLDVYGVGTLVAAQLVVTAGGNPERIRNEASFAALCGAAPIPASSGRTTRHRLNRGGDRQGNAALHRIALVRMRHDPKTRAYVERRTQDGKSKKEIIRCLKRAIVREIYRILTSPAVRTVQADLRAIRTKKNITLSQVAVALSTWPARISDIERKARPLPELADRYRNWLATA
- a CDS encoding heavy-metal-associated domain-containing protein; this translates as MNAAGRLGAYAAGLAVVFAAGFAVAGAVVPEQAVTAWAQSAQGSTGGHASAGHAESPAPAPGAAMAGSPVKGVTAERGGYLLGGITAPAAIGTAGELAFTITGPEGSPVTQFETSHGKQAHLIVVRSDGSNYRHVHPVMDEAGRWSLPWQWEAAGTYRIYADVVPAGAGEGLTLTRTIDVAGPFEPASLEVSAADEVDGFQVSLNGDLGAGSAAALTVSVSRDGQPVTSLEPYLGAYGHLVALRAGDLAYLHTHPEGAEPVNGEVSGPEVKFATTAPTPGRYYLYFDFQVDGQVHSARFVLDTTGSAPAAASEPSATVTPEITPTDSAADDGHGDH
- a CDS encoding heavy-metal-associated domain-containing protein, whose protein sequence is MATTEFQVTGMTCGHCEMSIREEVQEVPGVGSVEVSHRTGKLVVSGNGTVDDAAVIAAVQTAGYRGVRSA
- a CDS encoding YHS domain-containing protein, yielding MGSCCSTNNTPKDTKTEDLTLTTGPGQADDAVTTCPVMAGTPVVKAVAEATGLFRDYEGNRYWFCCGGCGPAFDADPAKYANAS
- a CDS encoding MFS transporter gives rise to the protein MRLFAIRDYRHLFSAQVIALFGTGLATVALGLLAYELAGPRAGAVLATALTIKMVLYVLIAPLAAAYVDRLPRRAFLVILDVVRAAVVLALPFVTEAWQIYVLIGLLQSASAAFTPTFQAVIPDIVTDKAAYTRALSASQVAYTMESLLSPVLAAVALSFMTFNWLFLGTSVGFIVSAVLVLSTRIPNAQPSAHAKAWDRAAAGIRTFVRTPRLRGIMALNLVVAAAGSIVIVNTVNYVRDQLGGSQSDVAWMFAASGGGALLAALALPRILDRIPERTVMMTGAAILVAGTAAALTLGAAGLLTWTATAVTWVVIGGGMAMIVTPTGRVLRASVDANRIPEVFAAQFSLSHLAWLITYPIAGWLAASSGLTITWSVLAILALAGAAGALFLWPRHDTLTAAAAPAPGPAEVDTLREMEAAEGTLAACQCASVRTA
- a CDS encoding FAD-dependent oxidoreductase translates to MAQQGIIIAGAGAAGMSAVASLRAEGYEGPLTVINGEPHLPYNRTLVNKGVLPGLLTVEQITQPGARALEGDLVQGRAASLDTENFLLTLEDGRALPYTALIAATGSAPRPDSRITAAPERVFHLHTAQDAVRLRAQLGASADTKTITILGAGFIGAETASYLADAGARVNLVARSATPLAAALGSHIAQQIGELHRLNVTSHFGQDITALIPGPASVTATLSDGQILESDLVVIAHGNAPSSAWITGDDNGIAVDSHLRVRGFERLYAAGSVALHPASDGQLYGIDHWDAAAAQGAHAARAVLHDITGAPDPGPYTPDTGYTLTVYRQSAAAYGTVLPGSHETQHDTGTPKSALSSFHRPDGTMIAVAGLNAFPQLLAARNQLTTP
- a CDS encoding cation-translocating P-type ATPase, which produces MSETAAFQQAPGIDIELEIGGMTCASCANRIERKLNKLDGVIASVNYATEKARITAPAGYDPQDLVAEVEKTGYTAALPSARREQQQGGEDSDRPDAELTSLKHRLIGSAVLAIPVIAMAMIPALQFNYWQWLSLAMAAPVILWAGWPFHKAAYTNLRHGAATMDTLISMGTTGAFLWSLYALFFGTAGTPGMTHPFELTVAPTDGAANIYLEVGAAVILFILAGRYFEKRSKRQAGAALRALLELGAKDVAVLRDGDEIRIPTDQLSVGDEFIVRPGEKIATDGVVVSGRSAVDESMLTGESVPVEVGEGDTVTGATVNSGGRLLVRATRVGSDTQLAQMAQLVENAQSGKAEVQRLADRISGVFVPIVIAIAVGTLAVWLGAGFPVTAAFTAAVAVLIIACPCALGLATPTALLVGTGRGAQLGILIKGPEVLESTRKVDTILLDKTGTVTTGKMTLQGVHTAPGTDTNELLRVAGALEDASEHPIAQAIARGATERVGNLPTPESFKNIEGRGVQGVVDGHLVIIGREAMLEDWSLTMPADLARVKAQAESARETAVVVAWDGQVRGVLTVADAIKETSAEAIAQFRALGLTPVLLTGDNRVVAEQVAAQVGIEQVIAEVLPQDKVRVVTDLQKQGKVVAMVGDGVNDAAALAQADLGLAMGTGTDVAIEAADLTLVRGDLRAAADAIRLARKTLSTIKTNLFWAFAYNVAAIPLAALGLLNPMLAGAAMAFSSVFVVSNSLRLRSFKSQAGNPSPAAARSRARQPIDA